TTCAATACCGACGCCATTTTCATCGATATCCTGAACTTAGTTTTCAGGAGTTTGAAACAGCTGAGCAAATCGAGAAACACTTGCGGATGTTGCCCGGGATGAAAGTTAAATCAGGAAAGCAAGATACTGGGTTAGCTACAGGTGTGATCGGTGAAGTCGGCTGTGAGAAGGAGGGGCCAACGATTGCGATTCGTGCTGATATTGATGCCCTTCCGATTCTTGAAGAAAATGAGCATGAGTATAAATCGTTACATGAAGGCATTATGCATGCTTGTGGTCATGATGCTCATACGGCCATTGGCCTAGGTGTTGCCGAACTTTTAGCTGCTGAATGGAAACAAAGAAAGATAAAAGGAAAGGTAAGATTTATTTTTCAACCTGCAGAAGAGAATGAGGATGAAAATGGCCTAACGGGATCCCCGTATATGATTAAAGCTGGTGTCTTAGATGATGTAGATGCAGCGATGGCACTCCATATGGATCCTGAACTCCCACTTGGTGAGGTCAAGTTACATGAGGGCTATAGCATGGCTAATGTAGATACGTTTGAAGCGGTTATACGTGGAACGGGTGGTCATGCTGCTTATCCTCATTTAGGTACGGATCCCGTTTGGATGCTAAGTGTTGTCTTACCAGCGCTGTACGGGATCAGGTCTCGCAAAGTTTCTCCTTTGGATGCTGCCGTTTTAAGTATTGGAGAGATTCGCGCAGGCTCCTCTTACAATGTTATCCCAAGCGAAGTATCAATCAAAGGGACGATGCGAAGCTACGATGACCATGTTCGTGAGCAGTTAGTCCAACAATTGGATCAGGCACTTGCGGTTGTCAAAACAATTGGTGGGAGCTATCAACTCGATGTCCGTTACGGAGAACCTGCCCTAGATAACGATCCGCAAGTGACAGCTAGGCTTGAAGAAACGATTCAAGCGTTGTTTCCCACATTTCTTATTCACCGCTGTCCATTTGGTTTAGGTGGCGAAGATTTTGGTCATATGGCAAAACAGGTGCCGAGTTCGATGTTCTTTATCGGAGCTGGCATCCCTGAACGAGAAGAAAGTGGTTTGCATATGCCAAAGTTTGATATTGATGAATGTGTATTGCCTATCGGTGCAGCGATTCTTGCACATACGGCTTTGACTTACTTCAGAGGGAACTCTTGAAGCATGAGGGAGGATGATGTTGTTGACGCATAAGATCGCATTAATCGGCTATGGTGGCGTTGGGCAAGGGCTTGTTGAAATTCTCCGTTCTAAGAATGATTTGTTAAAAGAACAACTCGGGCATCATTTCTCAATTGTATCGATTTCTGACCTGAAAAAGGGCAGTATTCACCATCCAAATGGCATTGATCTAGATTTACTTGAGGGAACTATGGAAAAAACAGGATCGTTACTAGATTACCCAGACCAACCAGGTCTTATTAAAGGCTGGGACAGTCTAACGACCATTGAAAATAGTAACGCAGATACGGTTATAGAAATTACGTATACAGATGTTCATACTGGTCAACCAGCGATAGATCATTGCAAAGCAGCATTTAAAAACGGAAAAAATGTGGTGATGAGTAACAAAGGGCCGGTTGCCCTTGCTTATCAAGAATTAGCATCACTAGCAAAAGAAAATAATGTACGCTTTCATTTTGAAGGGACGGTCATGAGTGGAACTCCGGCGATTCGTATGCCACTCGTTTCTCTTGCAGGAAATGAAATTACTGAGATTCGAGGGATATTAAACGGAACGACCAATTATATTTTAACCAAAATGGAAGAAGGAATGTCTTACGATAAAGCTTTACTTGAAGCGCAAAGACTTGGGTATGCAGAAGCCGATCCGAAAAGTGATGTCGATGGATATGATGTAATGTATAAGGTTGTCATATTAGCAAATGTTGTTATGGGTGTTCCTTTAAAAAAAGAAGATGTCTATTGTCGCGGCATACGTGAATTGACAACTGAAGATATCGAGCAAGCAAGGAGAGAACAGAGGAAGTGGAAGCTCATCGGCAAGATTAAGAAGGAAGATCATCGTGTCATTGCTTCGGTCGGACCAGAAAAAGTAGCAAATACAGATCCACTCGCAGGTGTAAGTGGGGCGATGAATGCTATTACGTATGATTGTGACCTTTCGGGCCCAATTACATTGACCGGTGCTGGAGCTGGTATAATTGAAACAGGGTATTCGCTTCTCATAGACCTTATCAATCTCGAACGATAACACCGACTGCTTGAAAAACGAACAGAAAGGTGGAGGTGTCTATGAAAATGCAAATGGTTGGGCAAAAAATGCTAATCGGTGGTGAATGGATCGGCCGCGAAAATAAAATCGAAGTACGTAACCCGCAAGATAACCGTTTAATTGATACGGTTCCAGCTGCTAGTAAAGAAGATATGTTGTATACGATTGAATCTGCTAGGCAAGGAGCGGAAATTTCGGCAAATCTAGCAACTCATGAACGAATGCGGATTTTAAATAAAGCAGCTTCACTTATTCTTGATCGAAGTGAATCCTTTGCCCGAACGATCGCGCTCGAAGGTAGCAAAACGATCCGTGAAGCGAGAAAAGAAGTGAAGCGCTGTGCTGAAACGTTAAAACTGAGTGCAGAGGAAGCAAGGCGTATCCACGGTGAAACGATTCCATTTGACCAAACCGCTGGTAATGAACAACGTGTTGGTTATTATTATCGATTTCCGGTCGGTGTCGTTGCTGCGATCACTCCATTTAATGACCCTTTAAATTTAGTGGCTCATAAAGTTGGCCCTGCCATTGCATCAGGTAATGCGATTATTGTAAAGCCAGCAACACTCACGCCGCTAAGTGCAATTGAGTTAGCGAAAGTTTTTGTAGAAGCAGGACTTCCTAAGAAGGTGTTATCGGTGATTACTGGTAAAGGGAGTGAAATCGGCGATACATTAATTGAAAGTAAGGATGTACGGATGATTTCCTTTACTGGAGGGCTTGAAACGGGTGAGGATATTGCGAAAAAAGCTGGTATCAAAAAGATTGCGATGGAGCTAGGATCCAATTCACCGACGATCATATTAAATGATGCTAACCTTGAGCAAGCAGTTGATGCAACGGTGTCTGGAGCGTTCTCTGCAGCGGGGCAAAATTGCATCGGTGTTCAACGAGTCTATATTGAAGAAGGTATTTACGATCATTTTATTGGCCAATTTGTTGAACGAACAAAACAATACAAAGTGGGCGATAAATTATCAGAAAATACAGATGTCGGTCCGATGATTGCAGAAAAAGAGGCGATTCGAGTCGAGCAATGGGTAGAAGAGGCTGTTCGTTATGGGGCAAACATAGTAGCCGGTGGCAAACGAGATGGTGCTTTTTATGAGCCCACGGTACTAACAAATGTGCCTGAAGAGTGCAGACTTGCAAGGGAAGAAATCTTTGGTCCTGTAGTTCTTCTCTATCCTGTTAGAAGCCTTAATGAAGCGATTGAAAGATCTAATCAAGTCAATTATGGATTGCAAGCAGGTATTTTTACAACGGCCATTGATCAGGCATTTGCAGCGATTCAACAATTAGGAGTTGGCGGTATTATGATTAATGACAGTAGTGATTTTCGGATTGATGCGATGCCATTTGGAGGAATTAAAGGATCTGGTCTTGGGCGTGAAGGGGTAAAATACTCGATTGAAGAAATGACAGAGCCGAAAGTCGTTTGTTTTAAACTAAACTCGTCTCAGTGATATCTTTAAAACTCCCAATTTTTCAAAACTGTAAAAAATAGAAAGAGACCAAGCTCACATCCCTAGTAACTCGAATAACTTAATAGTAAGAGCGTATGAAAGGGGTGGATGATAGTGTTTACAATCCTGGAATATATGAATCGATTAGCGAAAACAAAGCAAAAAATGCTCGAACAGGGAATTGAAGTTTTACTCATATCAAACCCATCGAATATGTATTATCTGACAGGGTATAATGCATGGTCATTTTATGTACACCAAATGATGGTCGTGATGGTTGATGAGGACCAACCGATTTGGATTGGTAGAGAAATGGATGCGAGTAGTGTGAAGGTCAGTACGTGGATTGATGATCATCACATTATTCCTTACCCAGATGAGTATGTGCAATCAACAATTAAACACCCAATGGATTTTGTCGCAAATATATTACAGGAGATTGGTCAAGCAACAAGAAAAATTGGGTTGGAAATGGATGCTCATTATTTTACTGGTTTATGTTATGAACGACTGCAACAAGGACTTCCGAACGCAACATTTAAAAATGCTTCAACACTTGTTAATTGGGTGAGGTTGATTAAATCGGACGAAGAAATCGTTTTTATGAGGCGTGCGGCTAACATTGTAGAAAAGGCCATGAGTAAAGCGTATGAAACCGTCGATGTAGGTGTTAGAGAATGTGATGTTGCCGCAAATATTTACCATGCGCAAATTAGTGGTTTAGACAATTTTGGAGGGGACTATACGTCGATCGTCCCGATGATTCCAACAGGGAAAAATACGTCTTGTCCACATTTAACATGGACCGATAAACGATACAAAAATGGAGATAATTTAACGATTGAAATTGCTGGATGTTATAAACGTTATCATACCCCAATGGCTCGCACGATGGTGTTAGGCACACCCTCGCAGCAAGTTTCTGATCTCTCCGAAGTTGTCTTAGAAGGAATAAATGAAACCTTAGCAGCTATTAAACCAGGAATGATGGCTGAGGAAGTTGAGGCCGTTTGGCGAAAGACGATTGCGAAAAGAGGGTACTATAAGGACTCAAGGTTAGGGTACTCCATTGGATTAAGTTTTCCACCTGATTGGGGAGAGCATACCGTAAGTTTTCGAAAAGGTGATCGTACAGTTCTCGAACCAAACATGACGTTCCACCTCATGCCGGGAATTTGGTATGAAGATTATGGAGTTGAAATTACCGAGTCCATTCGTATTACCGAAAATGGCTGCGAATTATTAACAAATTTCCCGCGTGAATTGTATAAAAAAAATCCAACAACAGACTTGTATATCGAAGGAAATTGCTTAATAAAAGAAGATTTTTAATGAAAAATAAAGTGGAAGAGGGTAAGCCGTCAGCGGTTTATCCTTTTTTAATGGTACGTAAAAAAGTGGGGGGGGGGAGACGTTCACTTTGGGTCAACAGTGGAGTGTTAGAGAAAAAGTGAATTTCCTATGAACTTTTTAGTGATTCATGATAGGATAGTAATATTCGAGATTCATTGAGGAGAGTTGATGACTGTGAATAAACAAGTCATACAGTCTAGTCTAGGTTTTATAAGTGTTCTCATTACGATCTTGTATTTAGTAGATCTGTTTTTCCCAACGGCTTGGCTTGAAATTCTTTATAGCTCATTAGCGGGGATCGTTCTCTTGTTTGCTATATTCTCTGTACGTCGGTTGAATCAAGTCGTGGCTGTTCTGTTAGTGGTCGTCGCTGGCGTTATCTTTATTCTTAATCAAGTGCCCCCACTTACGATTATCTCAGGATTTGGAGAAAATATAAATTTGTTAACCTTGTTTTTACTTGTCCCGTTTTTCGGTGTGATCATTTCAATTGGAGGTTATCTGACAGCATTAAAAGAGAAAGTTCATGAGCAAGAACAACATAACAAAGCTCATCCGTATCGTTTAAGTTATCTATTAACAGCGAGCATGGGTGCCATACTTAATCTTGGGTCGATGCCGATTGTTTATCGCATCG
The genomic region above belongs to Desertibacillus haloalkaliphilus and contains:
- a CDS encoding homoserine dehydrogenase; the protein is MTHKIALIGYGGVGQGLVEILRSKNDLLKEQLGHHFSIVSISDLKKGSIHHPNGIDLDLLEGTMEKTGSLLDYPDQPGLIKGWDSLTTIENSNADTVIEITYTDVHTGQPAIDHCKAAFKNGKNVVMSNKGPVALAYQELASLAKENNVRFHFEGTVMSGTPAIRMPLVSLAGNEITEIRGILNGTTNYILTKMEEGMSYDKALLEAQRLGYAEADPKSDVDGYDVMYKVVILANVVMGVPLKKEDVYCRGIRELTTEDIEQARREQRKWKLIGKIKKEDHRVIASVGPEKVANTDPLAGVSGAMNAITYDCDLSGPITLTGAGAGIIETGYSLLIDLINLER
- a CDS encoding M20 metallopeptidase family protein, producing the protein MSDSEGIARWWESVQFSDHPMVEKAFAMKQQLIQYRRHFHRYPELSFQEFETAEQIEKHLRMLPGMKVKSGKQDTGLATGVIGEVGCEKEGPTIAIRADIDALPILEENEHEYKSLHEGIMHACGHDAHTAIGLGVAELLAAEWKQRKIKGKVRFIFQPAEENEDENGLTGSPYMIKAGVLDDVDAAMALHMDPELPLGEVKLHEGYSMANVDTFEAVIRGTGGHAAYPHLGTDPVWMLSVVLPALYGIRSRKVSPLDAAVLSIGEIRAGSSYNVIPSEVSIKGTMRSYDDHVREQLVQQLDQALAVVKTIGGSYQLDVRYGEPALDNDPQVTARLEETIQALFPTFLIHRCPFGLGGEDFGHMAKQVPSSMFFIGAGIPEREESGLHMPKFDIDECVLPIGAAILAHTALTYFRGNS
- a CDS encoding aldehyde dehydrogenase family protein — its product is MKMQMVGQKMLIGGEWIGRENKIEVRNPQDNRLIDTVPAASKEDMLYTIESARQGAEISANLATHERMRILNKAASLILDRSESFARTIALEGSKTIREARKEVKRCAETLKLSAEEARRIHGETIPFDQTAGNEQRVGYYYRFPVGVVAAITPFNDPLNLVAHKVGPAIASGNAIIVKPATLTPLSAIELAKVFVEAGLPKKVLSVITGKGSEIGDTLIESKDVRMISFTGGLETGEDIAKKAGIKKIAMELGSNSPTIILNDANLEQAVDATVSGAFSAAGQNCIGVQRVYIEEGIYDHFIGQFVERTKQYKVGDKLSENTDVGPMIAEKEAIRVEQWVEEAVRYGANIVAGGKRDGAFYEPTVLTNVPEECRLAREEIFGPVVLLYPVRSLNEAIERSNQVNYGLQAGIFTTAIDQAFAAIQQLGVGGIMINDSSDFRIDAMPFGGIKGSGLGREGVKYSIEEMTEPKVVCFKLNSSQ
- a CDS encoding M24 family metallopeptidase, whose protein sequence is MIVFTILEYMNRLAKTKQKMLEQGIEVLLISNPSNMYYLTGYNAWSFYVHQMMVVMVDEDQPIWIGREMDASSVKVSTWIDDHHIIPYPDEYVQSTIKHPMDFVANILQEIGQATRKIGLEMDAHYFTGLCYERLQQGLPNATFKNASTLVNWVRLIKSDEEIVFMRRAANIVEKAMSKAYETVDVGVRECDVAANIYHAQISGLDNFGGDYTSIVPMIPTGKNTSCPHLTWTDKRYKNGDNLTIEIAGCYKRYHTPMARTMVLGTPSQQVSDLSEVVLEGINETLAAIKPGMMAEEVEAVWRKTIAKRGYYKDSRLGYSIGLSFPPDWGEHTVSFRKGDRTVLEPNMTFHLMPGIWYEDYGVEITESIRITENGCELLTNFPRELYKKNPTTDLYIEGNCLIKEDF